The following nucleotide sequence is from Bos taurus isolate L1 Dominette 01449 registration number 42190680 breed Hereford chromosome 3, ARS-UCD2.0, whole genome shotgun sequence.
GGAAAAACTGATAtggaagtaaattttaaaataaatgaagcacTGCAACGATGCAATGCATTTCCATGATTACAAATAAATGTCCTCAAAGAGAAGAGGTGTATTTTCAGATTCTGTTTCAGATGAACAGAATGAAAGCCCACAACATGTCTGCTACAGTGAAGCTCGACCAAAGCCCAGGGCCATTTTCAAGGCACCCTTGAACTCTTTGTTCCTCAGACAGTAGATCAAGGGGTTGATGATTGGGGTGAGGACAGTGTAAACAGCAGAGATGAGCTTGTTGGAGCTCCGGGAATCAATGGCCCGGGGCCGAACATACGTGAAAAGCAAGGCTGTGTAGAAGATGGTGACCATGGTGAAGTGAGAAGCGCAGGTGGAGAAGGCTCTCCAGCGGCCCGAGGCCGAGGGGATGTGCAGGACGGCCAGGGTGATGTGCCCGTAGGACAGCACAGTGGCCACGAGCGGGAACACCAGGATGAGGAAGGCCAGGACAAAGTCGACCAGCTCTGCGGTTGAGTAGTCCATGCAGGCCAGTTTGAGGATGGGGGCGatgtcacagaagaagtggttCAGGACATTGGAACCACAGAACATGGCGCTGGAGATAAAATAGACCTTGATCACGGAGATGGTGAAGCCACTCATGAAGGAGAAGGCCACCAACTGGACACACAGCCCTGTGGTCATGATGGCTTGGTAGCGCagggggtggcagatggccacgTAGCGGTCGTAGGCCATGGAGGCCAGGAGCACACATTCGGTGCACACCAGGGAGCTGAAGAAGTAGAGCTGGGTCATGCAGCCCACGAAGGAGATGCGCCTCCTCTGCAGGAGGAAGCCATCCAGCATCTTGGGGATGATGTCACACACGTACCAGATCTCCAGGGAAGACATGATGCCCAGAAAGTAGTACATGGGCCTGTGGAGGGAGGGGCTGCCCCAGACGGTGAGGATGATGGCCAGGTTCTCCACCAGCACAAAGAGGTAGGtgagcaggaagaggaggaagagcaggTACTGCAGCTGGGGGGCCGTGGGGAAGCCCACCAGGATGAAGGCGCTGACCTGGGTCACATTCTTCCCCCTCATTCTCTTGTGCGGGGCACCCAGGGCCACAAACAACCTTCAGGCCAGATGAGGGCCAAGGACGGCTGGGGAAAGAAAGCAGAGGTCAGCCTGGGGGTGGGTTTTGACCCAAGGAGTGGGCGCCTGTGTCCTTGGACAGCAGGGGAACAGAAACTGTCTCTAAGTTAAGCCTGAAGCATTcagtgtgggggggggggtcaaGGTTTCCTGTGGACTGGACACCCTGAGAGCAGGTGGGGCTCTGGAATAGCCTGCCCATTTCCTCCCCCGGTTGATCTTTAAATCATCTGATTGCTTTTATAAGCTGGACTTTCCCGAAGGCGTCTAATAGCCATAAGGGATGTCCACAGTCCTTGGCTACATTGGAAGATAGTTGTCCTTCACCTGGTTTCAGAGATGCTTTTGTAAAAGGAAGGGATACCAGGGGCTGGTAAGGTTTATGGGTCTCTCTGAGCAGCCAGACTCCA
It contains:
- the OR6B3 gene encoding olfactory receptor family 6 subfamily B member 3, giving the protein MRGKNVTQVSAFILVGFPTAPQLQYLLFLLFLLTYLFVLVENLAIILTVWGSPSLHRPMYYFLGIMSSLEIWYVCDIIPKMLDGFLLQRRRISFVGCMTQLYFFSSLVCTECVLLASMAYDRYVAICHPLRYQAIMTTGLCVQLVAFSFMSGFTISVIKVYFISSAMFCGSNVLNHFFCDIAPILKLACMDYSTAELVDFVLAFLILVFPLVATVLSYGHITLAVLHIPSASGRWRAFSTCASHFTMVTIFYTALLFTYVRPRAIDSRSSNKLISAVYTVLTPIINPLIYCLRNKEFKGALKMALGFGRASL